A stretch of Henckelia pumila isolate YLH828 chromosome 4, ASM3356847v2, whole genome shotgun sequence DNA encodes these proteins:
- the LOC140865279 gene encoding uncharacterized protein produces the protein MRVHSLCGSFFVLSLLFAVSFCNADPDHTFEVVGTGECADCEENHFKTSQAFSGLHVSIDCKLKDGKIIRVGFGELDDEGKFKVSIPKTIAEDGHKLKEECYAQLHSAAAVACPAHDGLDAAKIVFKSQTKGIYTFSPSKNLKFSAALCTSKFFWPIFKFPPLPIDPWKNHFPWFLPPPVPVYQPPVPVYKPNPPVYNPPVPVYKPEPPVYKPPVPVYKPEPPVPVYKPEPPVYKPPVPVYKPKPPVPVYKPEPPVYKPPVPVYKPKPPVYKPEPPVYKPPVPVYKPKPPVHKPPVHKPPVHKPPKKPCPPISKPEPPVYKPKPKPPVYKPLPPPVPIYKPKPEPPVYKPPVPIYKPKPEPPVYKPPVPIYKPKPEPPVYKPPVPIYKPKPEPPVVTKPLPPYYPPVIKKPCPPVPQLPPKYFKHPKFGHFPPLPPYHP, from the exons ATGAGGGTGCATTCCCTTTGTGGAAGTTTCTTTGTTCTGTCTTTACTATTTGCAGTGAGTTTCTGTAATGCTGATCCTGACCATACGTTCGAGGTCGTCGGGACCGGAGAGTGTGCAGATTGTGAGGAGAATCACTTTAAAACCAGCCAGGCATTTTCAG GGCTTCATGTAAGCATAGACTGCAAGCTCAAAGACGGAAAGATCATAAGAGTCGGCTTCGGGGAGCTCGACGATGAAGGCAAATTCAAGGTCTCGATCCCGAAAACGATAGCTGAAGATGGACACAAACTCAAAGAAGAATGCTATGCGCAGTTGCACAGCGCGGCTGCGGTTGCTTGCCCTGCCCATGATGGCCTAGACGCAGCCAAGATTGTGTTCAAATCCCAAACCAAAGGCATATACACCTTTAGCCCAAGCAAGAATCTCAAATTTTCAGCTGCATTGTGCACTTCTAAATTCTTTTGGCCCATTTTCAAGTTCCCTCCTCTCCCAATTGATCCTTGGAAGAACCATTTCCCTTGGTTCCTTCCTCCACCGGTGCCGGTCTACCAGCCACCGGTCCCTGTTTACAAGCCGAATCCACCAGTCTACAACCCGCCGGTTCCGGTTTACAAGCCAGAACCCCCAGTCTACAAGCCACCGGTCCCTGTTTACAAGCCCGAACCACCTGTTCCGGTTTACAAACCTGAACCACCTGTATACAAGCCACCTGTTCCGGTTTACAAGCCTAAACCACCTGTTCCGGTTTACAAGCCAGAACCACCTGTATACAAGCCACCTGTTCCGGTTTACAAGCCTAAACCACCAGTCTACAAGCCGGAACCACCTGTATACAAGCCACCTGTTCCAGTTTACAAGCCCAAACCACCTGTCCATAAACCACCCGTCCATAAACCACCGGTCCACAAACCCCCGAAGAAACCATGTCCACCAATCTCCAAGCCAGAGCCACCGGTCTACAAGCCTAAACCCAAGCCACCAGTTTACAAACCTCTTCCCCCGCCAGTACCTATCTACAAACCCAAACCCGAGCCACCGGTATACAAGCCACCAGTTCCTATCTACAAGCCAAAACCCGAGCCACCAGTATACAAGCCACCAGTTCCAATTTACAAGCCCAAACCCGAGCCACCTGTTTACAAACCACCAGTTCCTATCTACAAGCCCAAACCCGAGCCACCGGTGGTAACCAAGCCTCTGCCACCATATTATCCACCAGTGATCAAGAAACCTTGCCCCCCTGTTCCACAGCTTCCTCCAAAGTACTTCAAACACCCCAAGTTTGGACATTTCCCACCACTCCCTCCATATCATCCATGA